The Podospora pseudoanserina strain CBS 124.78 chromosome 7 map unlocalized CBS124.78p_7, whole genome shotgun sequence region ACGACACCGACATCCCAGGGAATGAGACCCAGGCCTGCGACTATTCATGAAGGCTTCTCGTACTGCGTGGCGGAGCCGTACGAGGGTCTGCCAGCTTGGGACTCGTCATCTTTGCAAATGCAGCAGACACCTAGCGATGGCATGTCGTCGAGACCTATCTCCATGCACCAGGACTTCTATCCGGCGACTACATTGGAGAGCAGTGAGTGTTTTAGCAGAGGAGGCTATGGCGGCTTCGAGGGGCTAACCATCCCCTCAGATTCGTGGCCGCAAAAGCCTTGCGATGACCATTTCGAGATTCATGGGTTGGAGCCCGAGATGAACATTGGGCAGGCTTACACCACTGACGAGGCGAATCCCATTATTGACCTCAGGTATCCTGGTCAACAGGTGGAAGGCGACTCGAACAACTTTGAGCATGGGTTGAACCCTCGCAGAATGTCTGGGTCGTCTTTTACCGTGTCCACGTCGGGCGGCATGTCAGAAATGCCTCCCTACGAGGATTTCTCCACGACCCTCTCCGAAGCGCCTTCCTTCTCGTCTGAGTACCCGCCGCCGTCCAACCGAAACTCGATGATTTCATCTACGCAACTGTCTCCTGTCGCTTCCCCACGCATGACACCTCAGAGCCGGTCAGAGTTGGTAAGAACCCAAAGCAGAGGGCGCGCATCGCCTTCTCCACGACCTGGAGTTCGCGCGGCCCCTTACTCGGTGGAAAGCGCCAGGAACAAGAGGTGGTCGACTGGTTCATACGGGACGGCGAATCGGAGACCTTCCCCCTTTGTGTATCACCCTCATGACGTTTTCAACCAGCACAATCGGATGTCGTCTCGCCACTCGTCACCTACTATCGGACAcggccccctccccttgaACTACGGCAACCTCCAGGCAGCGCAGCAGCACCCCTATCTGATGAGCAATGCGCCGGCATTCCAGAGAAACAGCATGCTTTTGCCCACGCAACTTCCGTCTCATGTCTTCCATCATGACacgcatcaccaccatcctcatcagtTTGAGAACGCGCCCCCCCTGCTCTCACATGGACTATTCCGCATGCTTCAAAGCAATGCCGACCCCCACTCTCTCCACAGCCACTACGCTGACCTTTCTGACCCCCCTGATCTGTATGCGTCTCTTCAGGAGGAGCAGATTCCTCCACCGCCCGAAGATATGAACCCATCCGACCCAGACTTGATCCCCCACGAGCAAGAGCTGAGGTTTGAGGGTGACTTGTACACTCCAAGATGGGTTCGCGGACATGGTAACAAGCGGGAAGGATGGTGCGGCATTTGTAAGCCTGGAAGATGGCTTGTCCTGAAGAACTCTGCTTTCTGGTACGACAAGAGCTTTACTCATGGCATCAGTGCCGCAACGGGTAGCCCATTCCAGGAGCCTCAAGACACGAGGCGCATGGATGGTAACCCTGATGTCTGGGAAGGACTGTGCGGCAGCTGCAACGAATGGATTGCATTGGTGAGCagcaagaaaaagggaacGACCTGGTTTAGACATGCCTACAAGTGCCACACGCACCCAAAGATCAAGGACGCACCCAAGCGCAGAAGGGAGAGCAGCAATACCCGTGCTCTGGCGGCCACCAACATGGCAAAGCCGGCAACCAATCCGTTGACGCCCCAAATGACACCACAGGTGTCGACGACAAACACTcctgctcccgctccccTTCAGTCGCAGTCTCAGCACCAGACTCAACAGGCTCTGGAACAGGCTCTGGACCAGAGACAGACACCAACCCCAATTCAAAGCCAACACCCGTCACATGgtccgcctcccccgccacctacccagcaccagcagcagcctcaggggcagcagccgcaTACTATGCCgtcgcagcagcaccaacaatacaatcagcatcagcagagccatcctccaccgcagcCAGTCATCCAGCTGCAGCCTCCGCCGGTCCGTCACTTCCATCGACacctcccacctcacctccagcTCCACCCGACGTCAGCTCCTCCGCAGCCTCCCAGAACAGCCATCATGAgccccatccctcccatgGCTCCCATGGACGGCTTTGCGAACATGATCTAGACGTCACTGGCCGCTAGGTTTCCTTACTCACTATCGCTATGAATGCCGTTATGACCCTCGATACCAAAATTTGATCAGATCATTATTTCATTTCTTTgtcagatgatgatgaaatcatttctttttttgggtACAATTTCACTACTTGGAGCAAGGTTATAGACAGGCATGGAGCATGGCATgatttttctctctctctctctcacacactctctctcaGGACGTATGGTTGAAGTGGATGCcgttttttctctctcttttttccctttaTAAAGGGTTTAATTTCTTCTTGGATCAACTACTGTCTACCAGCCAACCACAAGAAAATATCCTTCCTGTCTTTTTCTCTCACATCCCCTCTCCACTCTTGGACGACCGCAACTTCAATTCTTTGCACATTATTCgttttttctcctttttttttctttttggcttttttgatTTCCTGTCTCTCCTTGTTTCGTATGGCTGGTTCATCCgtttcttgttctttttggctttttgagCGTTTTGATATTTTAATCAGGATAGTTTTTtgtcttctttcttttgcaGAAGGTAGTATATGATGGTGGGCATGGAGAAAGTGTCCTTTTGAAACGTAGTTTAGATACCCCTTttttggatggatggtggaaaagaggaggattaTCACATTGGGattttggtgttggaggggtgatcgatgaaagggggggaagaggaggaatcggggaggggaagtggTTGTTGCATAGCAAttgatctttttttttttcttgcctTGACTTTTCATATGTGTGTTGTTCTGTTTTGCTTGGCGATATCCTACGTTGCTTTTCCAGGATTGGTGAGTCCTTGATGTGGGATAttgtggtggcggcggtggtggtggtggtattcCCGTGCCAGCATAACCGCTGAACCGAGGATTATTACTGTCTAGATGTTGATTGACATTTCACATGTGCTTTTCCAGTGGGTGGGCATAATGAGATCAAGATCGGAGAATATGGGTAACGACAGCGGCATAAAGCGGTTCATCACCACACGCAGGTCATCACGATTATTATGTGGTTGAGCGGGTGTGAATTCATGCgatccatcccatcccatcccatcccatcccatcctctctctcttttgctTCCCTTGTCAAGGGAACCCTGCTCGGATACAGGAAAAACCATTGCGGGGAACCTTGACGGTTGGGATcatttcttgttgttttttctCATCGGATGAACTGTCGCACACACACGCGGGATGATAAAAAGAGAGCAAGATGGTAGGTAGCAGTTTCATCTTGTGGAATTCATGCGACAGAGCAGTGAGATGATGTGCTGCTTCTCTGTGAGGCTGATGAttgcgtggtggtggttggataACCGCCCagggttgttgaagagggaaaaagaaaaagccaGGGTTAGGTGATGAAGGATAGTGTACTAGCGGGGCAGGGTtagggtggtgggtggtagGGCGGACAGGGATCTAAAGTGGTTGCAGATTTcagccttcttggcggcgaggggCGCCTTACTGGAAAGAGGATTTATCCCGGTTTGGTTGGAGTGTTCAATTCTTGATTCTTTCGCTGTAAGAAAGAAGACGAGGGGGGATAAGATGGGATGATTGATTGGAttggggaaaggggatgaATGGATGGGAGGGATTGAATGTTTTAACTGGTTCGGTTGCCCTGCCAATCAGTGGTTCACAAGCCCGAgtttgagggaggtgtggtgtgtgcTCCTGATGCACgaagctgttgctgttggtgaggTTTGGGACAAGCTCCTGTCCAGTCGATGTGGGGACTGGGATGACAGTCTAAAACTGGGAGTTTTTGTTGAAGTTGTTTCATCAGCCTCTTGAGGTTGCAGTAATTGATGgatttgatggaggggataAGTTACCATGTGGGTGGTCtcggctggggaggaggtataTTTTTGGGTTTTGCATGAACTTGACGACGTCAGGGACGGGTGGAATATCCaagtgggagaagaaaaTTAATTGAGAGAACCGGAGTCGGACAGAGTTTGGAAACCTGGGGGTTGTGTTTAATTACCGCTTGCTGCTCAGTGAGGCTTGagctgcggtggtggtgggtgtgtttTCCAGGTACAGCAGTGACAGCACCGATTATGCGCCGATTTTTGCAGCTGCAAATACCAATGCAGGAACCCAGCGATTGCCACTGGATTGTCATGGGATGTCAATTGATTGGATTGGTCTCtcctttttggggggttcATGGTTGGGAAGCAAAGACGATCACGAGTCCAGGGTTGGGAATGTTCTTTGCCGGCTGCGTCTGCGGGCGCTGTTGGGACTATGCTTTCTCTCttttggaggagtttggccGAAATCTTTCGATTGCTGCAATGAGATCAGAGTTATTTGATGTTTGACCTGTTGAATAGCAAGACTTATGAAgatggggaaaagaagatCGATGATGGAATAGGTACCCCACCACGTGCCTAGGCTGTGATCTCCACCCTGCCCATGTCTCCAGCTGCTGacttgaccttcttgttcaccaccaacttcaGCCAGAAGCCCACTTCCAAGCAGGCTGCCGACAGGGGTCCTTTCTCAATTGACTCATTTGGCTTGATATCGTGCCAGATATCTGTGtgcctctttttttctccttccgGTGATGTCGATCGAATAGGTATCGGATTCGATATCCAGATCAGTCCTGACGAATTGGGTACCCCCTCTGACATGCAGACCGAAGGACGAATTCCACCGCTCTCTCTCATTTCTACACATGCAGTGGCCAGCCTGCCGATGCGCAGTCTCGGCCTCGGACTGCAGCAAGCATGTCGGCACTAAAGCCGGAGCGGGGAAGACTTCGTCTCATCAAGGGCTCGGGTACCTGATAATTGGATATTGGAGGCTTGCATGCCTGATGCACTGCAGCACCTTCCCTCGACATTCAGGCTATCCATCCTGTACCCCCACTGTCTGATGGCTTGCTGAACTGCACACCGATCTATGTACTGACTGACCTCTCAGTTAGCTACCGCCCCGGTCCAACCTCGCACGCAACCTTTGAGGCACAGAGTACGTCTTGTGTCGCAGACTGCTGGTGTTTGTCTGAATTGCCGCCGTCCCAGCGAGTATCGCCAGAGTCTCTCTTGAAAAGAGCTCAGTTGATCGCTGCTGTGAACGTGAGCAGGGGGCAACCCGTGCCGCCAACCAGGGCCTCCAGGGCCCCTCGCAAGCAAATCCACTCGCCCTCAGCACAGACCCGACAATAATATATCTCGGTACATTTTGTTCCAACCAGGCTTTTGCATTTCCCGGCCCCCAGGGATTGAGAAAGAGATATATCCGCGCTGTGCTCCTTCACCGGGCTTGTCAAGGGTTTCTTGTCCTGTTTCGTTTCCCTCCTCTCTGACGATTGACGGTTATGCTCAGAACTGCTTGGTAGCTTGGCCCCGTTTCCTTACAACAAGCCTTGATGTCTCTTTGGCCCCGCGCAGACAACCTCGAAAAGCTGTTTACTGACCGTGCCCCTGGGATGCCAGATTTTAATGTTTACTTTGCTTACGAAACGAATGTCGACGACGCTTGGATACCCCTTATGAACATGGACATTGGGCCCTGATAAATTGACGAATACACGCCGTATCATCTATCCCGTGTCCCGCACACCTATCCTTCCTTCCCGCTCGTCCAACAAGAGCCTCTCCATCTCGAATCTGCCTATATTGCCACTCTACCCGAGCACCTTGGACGTCCGAAGCAACGCCGGTGGATTCTTACTAGAGCGCTCGGCCCATGAAAAAATACATTGAGAGAAATTTGAATCTGCTATGAGTGGGGATCAGCCAGTTTCCAGGTGCGCTCCCATACTCCCTCCCTTGAGTCGGTGGAAGGTATGTATGTTTCCGTGCTGATCTCAGGTGCCTGCAGCTTTGGCGACCCAGACGCTCAGCCGCCCACCCCtaaacaaacaccaacatTATCGATTTTCCCGAGTCCTCGTTTCGAAACACCAAAGAACAACGCGGGACGATTCGACGAGCCTGGAGGCTGGACTCCTCATTTTGCCGAGGATTACTCCGTCTTCAACTCGACCCCGGGGAACCTGAGGGACAGCCAGCATCCCTTTCCCGATTTTGGTCCAGCAACCCCATACCTTGGTTCGGCCCGCAAACGGACGTTGTCTACTGGGGAAACGTTttcgcccaccaccaacttgCAGCTACCGTCTGTGGAACCGTCCGAGATCCTACGATCTTCTCCGAGCCAActatcaaccccaaccttTCAACAGTTAACTCCCGCCAGCCGAAATTCAGATACAGCTGAGAGGACTTCAAAGAAGGTGCGGCGTGGAACAGTGGTTGAGCAATCTCAGGGACAAACAGCAACCCCGCCGCCCTCTGGCCGGAAGGGTGAACGGAAACTCGCTCCCAAACTCGATACGTCCGCCATGCAGAATGATCAGGGCTACGGCCACCCAGACTTTTTGGCGACTGCCCAGCCACAAATGGGCAACTTCGTGACCAACCCTGGCGACATGTTTTCTTATCCCTTATCAGCACCGGCCGCCGGTCCAGGATATGCACCACAGCGGTCGTTTTGGGACCAGGATCCCAACATGGGAGGAATGGAAGTTGATTTCAGTGCCAATGGCGCCAATGGTGGCGATATGTTCCAAAACCAGACACATCAACCTCTCACCCCAGTCGACTGGGCAAATGCCAATCTGATGCAGGCACAGGACGCCATGGTCGGTCACGAAAACGGTCATGTTACTACTGGAAATCACCAAGCTCCCCTTATATCACAGGCGCCCATGCCTGCCCTCGTAACTTCAGCCCCCGAACAAGCCATGTTCGCGGTTGATTATTCCACGACCATGGAAGACAACTTTGGAATGAACAGTAGCGGCGGCGCGGTAAATCCCGGGCTCATCTTCAGCCGGCCGCAGTCAGCCAACATGGATGCCATCTCTCATGACCAATCTATGCAAGTCCCTATCGCACCTCGCCGTCAAACGAGTCAAGACTTTGTCCAGCCAACGAGCAGGGCACCATCAGCGCAAAGAATAGTGACAACATCCCGAGGCGAGCTTCGTCGTTCGTCAAGCACGAGGACCGTGCCTTCAAGCAGACCAGACCGAGCTCTGGCTAGCTCACCAATCAAGTCGGTTGGACGACCTGGCCTCTCGCGAAGCTTCAGCGAAAATAGAGGGAAGAAGCAGTCGAGCCGACCAGCGCTGCCCACTCTTgccccagctcctcgtccacAATCACAACTGGTGAGCAACGCTGGCGTAGGTGCCAACCGGCCGATTATAAGCCAACCTTCCCGTCCAAGTGGAAGGACATCTCCCCTGAAAAGCCAGCAACACTCCCGACTTTCCAGCTTGACATCCATCCCAGAGACCTCGGGTCCAAGAATGCGAACCCAAGCGAAGTTTACCATTGATGCCAACGGCAGAGCAAGAGTGGAAACCACAGTCGTTGTAGAAACAGAAGAGCCAACCAGTGCAAAAAAGCGCCAGGGCTCCCAAGACGGCAGCCAACGTAGGAGGTGGACTCCttccgacgaggaagatgactCTTCCTCTACCGATGACGAAGGCCCGATTATCATTCCTAGCAGAAACACCTCTTTTGCGCTCCCAGATCCGGTAAAACCCTCGATTGTCCATCCTTTTCACCGGGCGTCTCATACCGGCTCGTCGTACAGCGCTAGCTTCCAACACCAGGATGATGATAGCGAtggggagacggtggtgaaTGTGAATGACCTCACGCCCACGGGAAAAGTGGCCGGAGACGCGATCAGTGAGCTGCAAAAGGTCAGGGAGGCACGGCAGCGGAGCGGGCAGTGGCCGCCGAGTTCTGCGCCAAAGGTGAGGAGGTCCTTttcgggggtgggggggtcgGGGAGTGCGAGTTTTGGGAATCATCAGCAGGGGGGTTACAGGGGGAGTTATAATAATAGTAGCTTGAGTCCGGCTAGCATGACGGAGGGGAGTCTGCCGACGCcgacgggggagaggggaggggggatgaggtgcgtttgtgggagggtggaagTGGGGAGGAATGAGCTGTTGGTTCAGTGGTATGTTTGTTCCTTTTGAAGATTTTATGTGATGATGAAAGGGTGTGTGGGTTGCTAACATGGAGGCAGTCAATCGTGTGAGATGAACTTGCATGAACGGTGTGTGAATGCGACGGAGACGTCAATTTACATTTGTTCGTTTTGTGCGAATGTTACGACTGGGCATCCggtgaggggtggtggtggagggagggttagggaaagggaggggacagggaaaggggggcgTTAtcatgggcatgggcatgtgcgggtgggaggaggggggtcgGGCTTGGGGATTACGAGTCCGTTGGCGCATAAGAATTTTAAGAGTTTTAGGTGATGGGGGGTgcgatggtggttggttttgggatTGGAAATGAATAATGGATATGATGACAAGATAGGattggatgggatgggtcgGGAAAGGGATAGGATATGATATTTTGTACACGGTGAGAGTAAAAAGAAGTGCTGATGACGGTGgattttggtgttgtttgacTTGTAGCAAGGCTGGAGTATTGTTGCTTGGTTATGGTGGCGGGCTAGAGTTATTGGAGATACCCTGATGTTGTATGTATTGATGTTTGATGGATTATGATGggtgtttggttggtgatacTCCATATATTCACACATCTTTGCTCGCTTCTCCTCGATTTTCATATTGTTTGTCTCTGAGAACAAGGGGGGTTcttcagggttagggttattaGGTATGGGAACAGAAGGCTGACACGTGAAATGAGGCGATGCTAGTTCCCGGTGAGATTAGACTATAGAGAATTGGAATTTGTGACATTGACAGCTGTCTTGAAGGCTAGTTCAAGATGTCGGCAGGCCTGACTGCTGGCCATAGGGTGTAAAACGGTGTAGCCAAAGTTCAGCCTCCTAAGCCCACATCTTGAGTTTGAGACTCAACAATATTTTCTGTTCTTGGATGAGATTCTGATTGCAACGCCAAAATGACCGTTGGTGACacaccttcttccctctctGTTTTCTTGAGCGGGTGATATGTCGGGGAAGGTCACGTGAGCGCGCGTCGTTTGCTCCCCTGCCAGTTGTCCCTGCCTCGATTTACTGAATCGCGATCCACGTCACACATACCAAacatcttcccctcccaaaaaggAAACAGCCCCCCACATTGAGGGACGTGAGGACAAAGCAACCACAGATACTCAGTGAGCCTCAAACTCATTCCCAAGCCCAATTAGACCTTTGTTTTTCTTTGCAAGCCTGAACCTCGACCTCATTCAAGCTGCAGTGTTGACGAAAAGGACACTGGAGTCGGTGTGTTAGCATTTACGACTCGGCTGCTCACATTTGAGAGGGAAAGCAGTTACATCGCGACCGCCAACGAGATATTTCACCTACCCGGTACCTATTGACTTCATCCCCGACCCTTTACTTTACACCTGAGCACACTATATCGCCACGCAACTcacaaacccaaaaaaaaaaaaaaaaaacaaggcATATACTTGAGAAGTTTCCAGCctctcatcttcttcccttttAATCCTCATTTTCCCTCTCACTTCTGCCACACCGAACATGTCGGAAGAAAGGCAGGTCATCGACCTCGGCGGAAGCGActccgaggatgaggacctTCGCATCGCCATCGCTCTCTCCCTCGGCCAGGACCCAGGTTCGCGACGTACCAATACTCCAAGGAAACACGAGACCATCGACCTGACCCTTGATGATGAGTCACCAGCCGCCGGGGACACTGCTGGACCAAGTCGatctggtggtgaggatacCCAGGATCGGGACCAGCCTGTCCCCGCAGTCATGACGACCTCGACTTCTGCCTCACAGCAATCTGATACTCCTACAGCCTCTCAGGCGTTAGCAACGGGCCTCTCGGCGCTCGGGTTggacaggaagaagatggaggaggaaagacTTGCTCGACTTGCccagaggaagagaaaggcaTCACTTGAGGCGCCGGCTCCGTATTCCAGTTTGGACACCCGGTCGACTCAGATCCCGAGAATGTTGGGTGACGAGGGGATTTTTTCCCACAGCAAGGGT contains the following coding sequences:
- a CDS encoding uncharacterized protein (EggNog:ENOG503NZCH; COG:S), producing the protein MDSSQLGQQIQVPAFNFENPENQFGREITSPHPTPVVTMNGGTVLPKTDAMTAPQGMWTTPTSQGMRPRPATIHEGFSYCVAEPYEGLPAWDSSSLQMQQTPSDGMSSRPISMHQDFYPATTLESNSWPQKPCDDHFEIHGLEPEMNIGQAYTTDEANPIIDLRYPGQQVEGDSNNFEHGLNPRRMSGSSFTVSTSGGMSEMPPYEDFSTTLSEAPSFSSEYPPPSNRNSMISSTQLSPVASPRMTPQSRSELVRTQSRGRASPSPRPGVRAAPYSVESARNKRWSTGSYGTANRRPSPFVYHPHDVFNQHNRMSSRHSSPTIGHGPLPLNYGNLQAAQQHPYLMSNAPAFQRNSMLLPTQLPSHVFHHDTHHHHPHQFENAPPLLSHGLFRMLQSNADPHSLHSHYADLSDPPDLYASLQEEQIPPPPEDMNPSDPDLIPHEQELRFEGDLYTPRWVRGHGNKREGWCGICKPGRWLVLKNSAFWYDKSFTHGISAATGSPFQEPQDTRRMDGNPDVWEGLCGSCNEWIALVSSKKKGTTWFRHAYKCHTHPKIKDAPKRRRESSNTRALAATNMAKPATNPLTPQMTPQVSTTNTPAPAPLQSQSQHQTQQALEQALDQRQTPTPIQSQHPSHGPPPPPPTQHQQQPQGQQPHTMPSQQHQQYNQHQQSHPPPQPVIQLQPPPVRHFHRHLPPHLQLHPTSAPPQPPRTAIMSPIPPMAPMDGFANMI
- a CDS encoding uncharacterized protein (EggNog:ENOG503NYR5; COG:S), which translates into the protein MSGDQPVSSFGDPDAQPPTPKQTPTLSIFPSPRFETPKNNAGRFDEPGGWTPHFAEDYSVFNSTPGNLRDSQHPFPDFGPATPYLGSARKRTLSTGETFSPTTNLQLPSVEPSEILRSSPSQLSTPTFQQLTPASRNSDTAERTSKKVRRGTVVEQSQGQTATPPPSGRKGERKLAPKLDTSAMQNDQGYGHPDFLATAQPQMGNFVTNPGDMFSYPLSAPAAGPGYAPQRSFWDQDPNMGGMEVDFSANGANGGDMFQNQTHQPLTPVDWANANLMQAQDAMVGHENGHVTTGNHQAPLISQAPMPALVTSAPEQAMFAVDYSTTMEDNFGMNSSGGAVNPGLIFSRPQSANMDAISHDQSMQVPIAPRRQTSQDFVQPTSRAPSAQRIVTTSRGELRRSSSTRTVPSSRPDRALASSPIKSVGRPGLSRSFSENRGKKQSSRPALPTLAPAPRPQSQLVSNAGVGANRPIISQPSRPSGRTSPLKSQQHSRLSSLTSIPETSGPRMRTQAKFTIDANGRARVETTVVVETEEPTSAKKRQGSQDGSQRRRWTPSDEEDDSSSTDDEGPIIIPSRNTSFALPDPVKPSIVHPFHRASHTGSSYSASFQHQDDDSDGETVVNVNDLTPTGKVAGDAISELQKVREARQRSGQWPPSSAPKVRRSFSGVGGSGSASFGNHQQGGYRGSYNNSSLSPASMTEGSLPTPTGERGGGMRCVCGRVEVGRNELLVQCQSCEMNLHERCVNATETSIYICSFCANVTTGHPVRGGGGGRVREREGTGKGGRYHGHGHVRVGGGGSGLGITSPLAHKNFKSFR